In Parus major isolate Abel chromosome 19, Parus_major1.1, whole genome shotgun sequence, a genomic segment contains:
- the NCF1 gene encoding neutrophil cytosol factor 1 isoform X1 has product MGDAFIRHIELLGYEKRFFPSQHYVYMFLVKWNDLSEKVVYRRFTEIYEFHKALKEMFPIESGDINIENRIIPHLPAPKWFDGQRSTENRQGTLAEYCYTLVNLPHKISRCLHVVNFFKVRHDDMNPVTDSQIKKPEVFLLPKDSKKNLTDITGPIVLQTYRAIADYEKSSKSEMALKAGDMVDVVEKSENGWWFCQLKNKRGWVPAAYLEPLDGPDESEEQEPNYAGEAYIVQKSYTAVEEDELTLKEGDAIEVIHKLLDGWWVIRKDETTGYYPSMYLQKAGEVNTSVKSELRNRGAPPRRSTIRNVKSIHKQGRKQISQDTYRRNSKKYIQNRRNMRGNSQSKANVISKSQWNWNPAVEKNEPEDNKPKAQPAVPPRPSKDLILNRCTESTWRKIL; this is encoded by the exons ATGGGGGACGCCTTCATCCGACACATTGAACTGCTGGGCTACGAGAAAAGGTTTTTCCCCAGCCAGCACTAT GTCTACATGTTCCTGGTGAAGTGGAATGACCTCTCTGAAAAGGTCGTCTACCGCCGCTTTACTGAGATATATGAATTCCAC aaagcacTGAAGGAGATGTTCCCCATTGAATCCGGGGACATCAACATAGAGAACCGGATCATCCCGCACTTGCCAG ccccaaagTGGTTTGATGGGCAACGCTCAACTGAGAACAGGCAGGGCACACTGGCTGAGTACTGCTACACACTTGTCAACCTACCCCACAAGATCTCCCGGTGCCTGCATGTGGTCAACTTCTTCAAGGTCCGTCATGACGACATGAATCCTGTCACAGACAGCCA GATCAAGAAGCCTGAGGTCTTCCTCCTGCCAAAGGATTCCAAGAAAAACCTCACTG ACATCACAGGCCCCATTGTCCTGCAAACGTACCGAGCCATTGCTGACTATGAGAAGAGCTCCAAATCTGAGATGGCTCTCAAAGCTGGGGACATGGTGGATGTTGTGGAGAAGAGCGAGAATG GCTGGTGGTTTTGTCAATTGAAGAATAAACGAGGCTGGGTACCTGCTGCCTATCTGGAGCCATTGGATGGTCCTGATGAGTCTGAAGAGCAGGAGCCTAACTATGCAG GTGAAGCATACATCGTCCAGAAAAGCTACACTGCTGTGGAAGAGGATGAGCTGACCCTCAAGGAAGGTGATGCCATTGAAGTCATCCACAAGCTCCTTGATGGCTGGTGGGTCATCAG GAAGGATGAAACCACAGGTTACTACCCCTCCATGTACCTGCAGAAAGCTGGGGAGGTGAACACCTCTGTGAAGAGTGAGCTGAGGAACCGGGGTGCTCCTCCACGGAG ATCCACCATCCGAAACGTAAAGAGCATCCACAAGCAGGGCCGGAAGCAAATCAGCCAGGACACCTATAGGAGGAACAGCAAGAAGTACATCCAGAACCGGCGGAACATGCGGGGAAATTCCCAGAGCAAGGCCAATGTCATCAGTAAGTCTCAATGGAACTGGAATCCTGCAG ttgaGAAAAATGAGCCAGAGGACAACAAGCCCAAGGCTCAACCTGCTGTTCCTCCCCGTCCCAGCAAAGACCTCATCCTGAACCGCTGCACTGAGAGCACATGGAGGAAGATCCTGTGA
- the NCF1 gene encoding neutrophil cytosol factor 1 isoform X3, with protein sequence MFPIESGDINIENRIIPHLPAPKWFDGQRSTENRQGTLAEYCYTLVNLPHKISRCLHVVNFFKVRHDDMNPVTDSQIKKPEVFLLPKDSKKNLTDITGPIVLQTYRAIADYEKSSKSEMALKAGDMVDVVEKSENGWWFCQLKNKRGWVPAAYLEPLDGPDESEEQEPNYAGEAYIVQKSYTAVEEDELTLKEGDAIEVIHKLLDGWWVIRKDETTGYYPSMYLQKAGEVNTSVKSELRNRGAPPRRSTIRNVKSIHKQGRKQISQDTYRRNSKKYIQNRRNMRGNSQSKANVISKSQWNWNPAVEKNEPEDNKPKAQPAVPPRPSKDLILNRCTESTWRKIL encoded by the exons ATGTTCCCCATTGAATCCGGGGACATCAACATAGAGAACCGGATCATCCCGCACTTGCCAG ccccaaagTGGTTTGATGGGCAACGCTCAACTGAGAACAGGCAGGGCACACTGGCTGAGTACTGCTACACACTTGTCAACCTACCCCACAAGATCTCCCGGTGCCTGCATGTGGTCAACTTCTTCAAGGTCCGTCATGACGACATGAATCCTGTCACAGACAGCCA GATCAAGAAGCCTGAGGTCTTCCTCCTGCCAAAGGATTCCAAGAAAAACCTCACTG ACATCACAGGCCCCATTGTCCTGCAAACGTACCGAGCCATTGCTGACTATGAGAAGAGCTCCAAATCTGAGATGGCTCTCAAAGCTGGGGACATGGTGGATGTTGTGGAGAAGAGCGAGAATG GCTGGTGGTTTTGTCAATTGAAGAATAAACGAGGCTGGGTACCTGCTGCCTATCTGGAGCCATTGGATGGTCCTGATGAGTCTGAAGAGCAGGAGCCTAACTATGCAG GTGAAGCATACATCGTCCAGAAAAGCTACACTGCTGTGGAAGAGGATGAGCTGACCCTCAAGGAAGGTGATGCCATTGAAGTCATCCACAAGCTCCTTGATGGCTGGTGGGTCATCAG GAAGGATGAAACCACAGGTTACTACCCCTCCATGTACCTGCAGAAAGCTGGGGAGGTGAACACCTCTGTGAAGAGTGAGCTGAGGAACCGGGGTGCTCCTCCACGGAG ATCCACCATCCGAAACGTAAAGAGCATCCACAAGCAGGGCCGGAAGCAAATCAGCCAGGACACCTATAGGAGGAACAGCAAGAAGTACATCCAGAACCGGCGGAACATGCGGGGAAATTCCCAGAGCAAGGCCAATGTCATCAGTAAGTCTCAATGGAACTGGAATCCTGCAG ttgaGAAAAATGAGCCAGAGGACAACAAGCCCAAGGCTCAACCTGCTGTTCCTCCCCGTCCCAGCAAAGACCTCATCCTGAACCGCTGCACTGAGAGCACATGGAGGAAGATCCTGTGA
- the NCF1 gene encoding neutrophil cytosol factor 1 isoform X2 — translation MGDAFIRHIELLGYEKRFFPSQHYVYMFLVKWNDLSEKVVYRRFTEIYEFHKALKEMFPIESGDINIENRIIPHLPAPKWFDGQRSTENRQGTLAEYCYTLVNLPHKISRCLHVVNFFKVRHDDMNPVTDSQIKKPEVFLLPKDSKKNLTDITGPIVLQTYRAIADYEKSSKSEMALKAGDMVDVVEKSENGWWFCQLKNKRGWVPAAYLEPLDGPDESEEQEPNYAGEAYIVQKSYTAVEEDELTLKEGDAIEVIHKLLDGWWVIRKDETTGYYPSMYLQKAGEVNTSVKSELRNRGAPPRRSTIRNVKSIHKQGRKQISQDTYRRNSKKYIQNRRNMRGNSQSKANVIIEKNEPEDNKPKAQPAVPPRPSKDLILNRCTESTWRKIL, via the exons ATGGGGGACGCCTTCATCCGACACATTGAACTGCTGGGCTACGAGAAAAGGTTTTTCCCCAGCCAGCACTAT GTCTACATGTTCCTGGTGAAGTGGAATGACCTCTCTGAAAAGGTCGTCTACCGCCGCTTTACTGAGATATATGAATTCCAC aaagcacTGAAGGAGATGTTCCCCATTGAATCCGGGGACATCAACATAGAGAACCGGATCATCCCGCACTTGCCAG ccccaaagTGGTTTGATGGGCAACGCTCAACTGAGAACAGGCAGGGCACACTGGCTGAGTACTGCTACACACTTGTCAACCTACCCCACAAGATCTCCCGGTGCCTGCATGTGGTCAACTTCTTCAAGGTCCGTCATGACGACATGAATCCTGTCACAGACAGCCA GATCAAGAAGCCTGAGGTCTTCCTCCTGCCAAAGGATTCCAAGAAAAACCTCACTG ACATCACAGGCCCCATTGTCCTGCAAACGTACCGAGCCATTGCTGACTATGAGAAGAGCTCCAAATCTGAGATGGCTCTCAAAGCTGGGGACATGGTGGATGTTGTGGAGAAGAGCGAGAATG GCTGGTGGTTTTGTCAATTGAAGAATAAACGAGGCTGGGTACCTGCTGCCTATCTGGAGCCATTGGATGGTCCTGATGAGTCTGAAGAGCAGGAGCCTAACTATGCAG GTGAAGCATACATCGTCCAGAAAAGCTACACTGCTGTGGAAGAGGATGAGCTGACCCTCAAGGAAGGTGATGCCATTGAAGTCATCCACAAGCTCCTTGATGGCTGGTGGGTCATCAG GAAGGATGAAACCACAGGTTACTACCCCTCCATGTACCTGCAGAAAGCTGGGGAGGTGAACACCTCTGTGAAGAGTGAGCTGAGGAACCGGGGTGCTCCTCCACGGAG ATCCACCATCCGAAACGTAAAGAGCATCCACAAGCAGGGCCGGAAGCAAATCAGCCAGGACACCTATAGGAGGAACAGCAAGAAGTACATCCAGAACCGGCGGAACATGCGGGGAAATTCCCAGAGCAAGGCCAATGTCATCA ttgaGAAAAATGAGCCAGAGGACAACAAGCCCAAGGCTCAACCTGCTGTTCCTCCCCGTCCCAGCAAAGACCTCATCCTGAACCGCTGCACTGAGAGCACATGGAGGAAGATCCTGTGA